The proteins below come from a single Chrysoperla carnea chromosome 1, inChrCarn1.1, whole genome shotgun sequence genomic window:
- the LOC123290392 gene encoding cystinosin homolog isoform X2, producing MKPRKLNTPSVIKFLLYGLLVLGLFDSILAKNDETSPSISIDRKSMVLVEGLSDTFTLNVSGAFNENITIFLLPQHSDIISVSPNIIEIEAPQNNTSQSYSVCISAGIAGHSALNFNSTPPDLFDTNKLFIRVTVEKSDVITQVSSIIGWIYFAAWSISFYPQIYINFKRKSVVGLNFDFISLNIVGFLLYSVFNCGLYFIPKIKSEFASKYPRSVIPVQVNDIVFALHATFATIVTILQCFIYERDNQRVSFTAIGIICVFGLFVGVTCILAITGTILWLDFINCCSSVKLCITLIKYIPQAYMNYKRKSTVGWSIGNIFLDFTGGLLSMLQMILSMYNYNDWISILSDPTKFGLGFFSVAFDIFFMIQHYVLYRESTKTLSITKTP from the exons ATGAAGccaagaaaattaaatactcCTAGtgtaattaagtttttattatatggaTTGTTAGTTTTag gttTATTTGACAGTATtctagccaaaaatgatgagaCATCACCTTCGATATCGATCGATAGAAAATCAATGGTATTAGTTGAAGGTCTATCAGATACATTTACATTAAATGTCAG TGGggcatttaatgaaaatattacaatatttttattacctcAACATTCGGACATAATTAGTGTTTCAccgaatattattgaaattgaagCACCACAGAATAACACATCACAATCATACAGTGTTTGTATATCGGCTGGTATTGCAGGACATTCcgcattaaattttaattcaacacCACCGGATCTTTTTGA tacaaataaattatttatacggGTAACTGTTGAAAAAAGTGATGTTATTACTCAAGTATCCTCAATTATTGGTTGGATTTATTTTGCGGCATGGTCCATATCGTTTTATccacaaatatatattaattttaaacgaaaaag CGTGGttggtttaaattttgattttataagtttaaatattgttggttttttattatactcaGTGTTTAACTGTGGATTATATTTTATCCCAAAAATTAAG agcGAATTTGCTTCAAAGTATCCACGTAGCGTAATTCCAGTACAAGTGAATGATATTGTGTTTGCATTACATGCAACATTTGCAACAATTGTGACAATTTTACAATGTTTTATCTATGAACGTGACAATCAACGGGTTTCATTTACTGCGATTGGTATAATATGTGTGTTTGGTTTGTTTGTTGGAGTTACCTGTATTTTAGCTATTACTGGTACCATTTTGTGGTtggattttattaattgttgttCATCAGTTAAATTATGTATcacattaattaaatacattccACAA gcTTATATGAATTATAAACGCAAAAGTACTGTTGGTTGGAGtattggaaatatatttttagattttactgGTGGATTATTAAGCATGCTGCAAATGATTCTTTCTATGTACAATTACA ATGACTGGATTTCAATATTAAGCGATCCAACAAAATTTGGTTTAGGATTTTTCTCCGTtgcatttgatatatttttcatgattCAGCATTATGTGTTATATcg TGAAAGTACTAAAACACTATCTATCACAAAAACACCATAA
- the LOC123290392 gene encoding cystinosin homolog isoform X1 yields MKPRKLNTPSVIKFLLYGLLVLGLFDSILAKNDETSPSISIDRKSMVLVEGLSDTFTLNVSGAFNENITIFLLPQHSDIISVSPNIIEIEAPQNNTSQSYSVCISAGIAGHSALNFNSTPPDLFDTNKLFIRVTVEKSDVITQVSSIIGWIYFAAWSISFYPQIYINFKRKSVVGLNFDFISLNIVGFLLYSVFNCGLYFIPKIKSEFASKYPRSVIPVQVNDIVFALHATFATIVTILQCFIYERDNQRVSFTAIGIICVFGLFVGVTCILAITGTILWLDFINCCSSVKLCITLIKYIPQAYMNYKRKSTVGWSIGNIFLDFTGGLLSMLQMILSMYNYNDWISILSDPTKFGLGFFSVAFDIFFMIQHYVLYRERYEELPGGVVNATEIANEVANSVHSDSDSGLST; encoded by the exons ATGAAGccaagaaaattaaatactcCTAGtgtaattaagtttttattatatggaTTGTTAGTTTTag gttTATTTGACAGTATtctagccaaaaatgatgagaCATCACCTTCGATATCGATCGATAGAAAATCAATGGTATTAGTTGAAGGTCTATCAGATACATTTACATTAAATGTCAG TGGggcatttaatgaaaatattacaatatttttattacctcAACATTCGGACATAATTAGTGTTTCAccgaatattattgaaattgaagCACCACAGAATAACACATCACAATCATACAGTGTTTGTATATCGGCTGGTATTGCAGGACATTCcgcattaaattttaattcaacacCACCGGATCTTTTTGA tacaaataaattatttatacggGTAACTGTTGAAAAAAGTGATGTTATTACTCAAGTATCCTCAATTATTGGTTGGATTTATTTTGCGGCATGGTCCATATCGTTTTATccacaaatatatattaattttaaacgaaaaag CGTGGttggtttaaattttgattttataagtttaaatattgttggttttttattatactcaGTGTTTAACTGTGGATTATATTTTATCCCAAAAATTAAG agcGAATTTGCTTCAAAGTATCCACGTAGCGTAATTCCAGTACAAGTGAATGATATTGTGTTTGCATTACATGCAACATTTGCAACAATTGTGACAATTTTACAATGTTTTATCTATGAACGTGACAATCAACGGGTTTCATTTACTGCGATTGGTATAATATGTGTGTTTGGTTTGTTTGTTGGAGTTACCTGTATTTTAGCTATTACTGGTACCATTTTGTGGTtggattttattaattgttgttCATCAGTTAAATTATGTATcacattaattaaatacattccACAA gcTTATATGAATTATAAACGCAAAAGTACTGTTGGTTGGAGtattggaaatatatttttagattttactgGTGGATTATTAAGCATGCTGCAAATGATTCTTTCTATGTACAATTACA ATGACTGGATTTCAATATTAAGCGATCCAACAAAATTTGGTTTAGGATTTTTCTCCGTtgcatttgatatatttttcatgattCAGCATTATGTGTTATATcg